From Candidatus Dormiibacterota bacterium:
GATCGACGCGACCGGGCACTGGGTCTGTCCGGGGCTCGTCGACATGCACGTGCACCTGCGCGAGCCGGGGCAGGAGCACAAAGAGTCGATCGAGAGCGGCACGCGCGCCGCGGCCGCGGGCGGCTTCACGTCGGTTGCGTGCATGCCGAACACCGATCCCTGGAACGACGGCCTGTCGGTGACCGAGTACATCGTGGCCGAGGCGCGCCGCAAGGGGATGGTGAACGTCTTCCCGATCGGCTGCGTCAGCAAGGGCGGCCTGGGCGTGGAGCTGGCGGAGATCGGCGACATGGTGCGCTCGGGCGCCGTGGCGGTGTCGGACGACGGCCGGCCGGTCGGGAACAGCCACCTGCTGCGCATGGCGCTGGAGTACACGAAGATCTTCGGTATCCCTCTCATCGACCATTGCGAGGACGCGAACCTCAGCGCCTCCGGCGTGATGAACGAGGGATTCGTGTCGACCCTCCTCGGCCTCAAGGGGATCCCGGGTGCCTCGGAGGAAGTCGCCGTGGCGACCGACCTGGCGGTGGCCGCCATGACCGGCGGGCGGCTGCACGTGGCGCACATCAGCACGCGCGGCAGCCTCGAGAAGGTGCGGCGTGCCCGGCAGGAGGGCGTCGCCGTCACCTGCGAGGCGACGCCGCACCACCTGGTCCTCACCGATCAGTCGGTCGCCGACTCGCGCTACGATCCCAACACGAAGATGAACCCGCCGCTCAGGAGCGAGGAGGACCGGCAGGCCCTGCTGCAGGGGCTCCTGGACGGGACGATCGACGCCATCGCCTCGGACCATGCGCCGCACCACGCGGACGAGAAGCTCGTCGAGTACGACGAGGCGCCGTTCGGCATCATCGGCCTGGAAACCACGGTCCCCCTGATCGTCGACCGCTGCGTGCGGAAGGGGGGCCTGGCTCCGGCCCGCTTCGTCGAGCTCCTGTCGCGGAACCCGGCCCGCATCCTGGGGATCAAGAAGGGGACGCTCGCGGTCGGCGCGGACGCCGACGTCACGATCATCGATCCGGAGCTCGAGCGGATGGTGGACGTGTCGCAGTTCAAGTCGAAGTCGCGGAACAGCCCGTTCCACGGCTGGACCCTGCGCGGCTGGCCGGTCGCCACGGTCGTGGGGGGCCGCGTGGTCCACGAGCTTCAGCCCGTCGCCAGCCGCTGAGTCGATGCCCGTCCGTCCCGGACCGACCGTCCCGATCCTGCTGCTGACGCTCCTGGCCGCGCACCTCTTCACGTGCTCGTGCCGCGGCCGCTTCGATGCGGCGCACGAGGACGTCGTCCTGATCGTGGTGGACACGCTGCGCGCCGACCACCTGGGTGTCTACGGCTACGACCGCGGAACGTCCCCGCGCATCGACGCGCTGGCGCGGCATTCGACCGTGTTCGAGTCGGCCTGGTCGGCCGCGCCCTGGACGCTGCCGTCGGTGATGTCGATGATGACGTCCCGGCTTCCGTCGAGCCACCGGGTCGAGAACGACGGCCTGAAGCTCGGGGCGGACGTGCCGACACTGGCCGAGACGATGAAGCGGGCGGGCTACTCGACCGGCGCCTTCGTGTCGCACGTCTACGTCTCGTCGATCTTCGGCTTCGATCGCGGCTTCGAGACCTTCGAAGACTTCGGCGTGTCGCGGCCTTCCTACCGGCCGGAAGCCCGCATGGAGCCGGCCGCGGACCGCGTCACCGACGCCGCCCTCGCCTGGCTGTCGCGGCAGGGGCGCAGGCCCGTCTTCCTCTTCGTGCATTATTTCGACGCGCACTGGCCCTACGAGCCGCCCGAGCGGTTCCGGGCCCTCTACCCCGACGACTACCACGGCCCCCTGGACGCGACCTACGATTCGATCTCGAAGTTCCAGGACCCGCGTCTGCCCCTGCCGGACGACTACCGCCGGTTCCTGATCGACCGGTACGATGGCGAGATCCGCTTCGTGGACGAGCAGATCGGCCGCCTGCTGGACGGCCTGGCGGCGTCCGGACGCGGGACGCGCGCCTTCCTGGTCGTCACCGCGGACCACGGCGAGGAGTTCAAGGACCACGGCTCGATCGGTCACGGCCGCCGGCTCTACGAGGAGGTCGTGCGCGTGCCGCTCGTCATGGGGCGCCTGGCGCCGGCGGCCGGTCCGCCGCAGGCACGCGTCACGGTGCCGGTGAGCGCGATCGATCTGCTCCCCACGATTGCCGAGGTCGCCGGCACCGCGCCGCCTCCGGGCGTGCAGGGAGCGAGTCTCATGCCCCTCCTGCGGGTGCCGCCGTCCGGAGCCTCTGGCGGGGCTGCCTCGGGCCCGCCGGCGGAGCGGCCGCTGGTGAGCGAGACGATCAGGCTGAACGCGCATCTGAAGGCGATCCGGCGCGGATCGTTGAAGCTCATCCAGTCCATGGACGAGAACCGCGGCGAGCTCTATGACCTCGCCGCCGATCCGCGCGAGCGGGACGATCTGTCGGAGAAGCGGCCCGAGGACAGGCGGGCCCTGGTGCGGGGGCTGTTCGCGCAGGTGGACTTCCTTTCGGGGGGGTGGAACCTGCGCTGGAGCAGCGACGGCCGGAAGCACCGCTTCCAGGGGCAGGTTCGCACGCGGGGAATCTTCCGCTCGGTGGTCCCGCTGTTCCGGGAGCGCGGCAAGTACGTCCTCGGCGCGCCGGGGACGCTCACCTTCACCGACGACGGCCAGGACGGAGCGAGCGGCCTGTCCTTCACGATCGCTCCCGAGGAGTCGGAGGCCGAATTCTACCTTCTCGTCGACGGGCGGCCGGTCCTCGATCACATCTTCCTGGGGGGCGGCGAGAGCAATCCGCGCGTCATGCCCTTCGCCCTGGAAGGCCGTCCCACGCTCGACGCCGCCTACACGAGACCGCCGCACGCCGACGGCGGGCGGCTTGGCTTCTTCATCTGGCACCTGCGGCCGGCAGGACCGGAGCAGAGCGTCGTCCTGGACGACGAGATCCGGGAACGACTAAAATCCCTCGGCTATATCAACTGAAGCGCCGCCGCGCGGCGCGGGAGAATGCCGAAGATCATGCAGGCGGAGACCGGCCGGGTGGAGGGTTGGCGGTCCGGAGTCCTGCGGACCGCGGCGGTTCCGCTGGCCACGGCGCTGGCGCTCGCCGGTCAGATCATCCTGTCGTGGTCCGGAGGGTTCACCTGGAGACTCCTGACCGGGGCCGCGCTCCTGGTCCTGGCCGCAGCGCTCCTGGTCTTCGTCCTTCTGGTCCGTCGCTTCGACGACACCGAGGAGCCGAGAGGCTCCAAGCGGACGACCCTCGGCCTGCACTCACTCCCTCCCGGTCTCGAGTGGTCGCTCGTGGCGCTCCTCGTCTTCGGAGGTTTCTATCTCAGGGTCTATCGCATCGACCTCATTCCCTGGGGCCTGAACAACGATGAGGCGATCAACGCCCTCGAGACCCGGGAGATCCTGGACGACCCTCATCACTCGTTCGCCAGCCTCACCACGACCGGACTGAACCGCGAGACGATGTTCCATCACCTCGCCGCCTTCTCGTTCAGGAGCGCCGAGATCGAGCTGAACCTCCTGAAGGCGATGCCGGCCGTGTTCGGGCTGACGCCGAGGTTCCTGGACGACCCCGTGATGGGCCTGATCTTCCCCCTGCGCGCCGTGGCGATCGCCGCGGGTGTGCTGACGCTCCTGGTCCTCTACCTGTTCGCCCGCGATCGGTTCGGCTGGCCGGTGGCGCTCGTATCGACGGCCTTTCTCGCGGTCTCCCCGTGGCACATCCTGTACAGCCGCGTCGGCGAGCGCGCCGTGCTGGCGCCGATCTTCGCCCTCGCGACGATCGGCTTCTTCCTGAAGGCCCTGGAGACCGGCAGGATGCGCGACCACCTGGCCTGGGGCGTCTTCCTGGGGCTCGGCTTCTGGAGCTACACGTCGTTCCGGGCGGTCCCGATCGCCATCGTCGCATTCTGGCTCCTGCGCCGGCCGCTCGGCTGGGCGGAGGGAAGCCCCGCCGATCCCCGGGCCCGCCGCGCCCTCCTGGTCGCCCTCGGAGCGGCCGCCGCCCTGGTCGCGCTGCTGATGCTCCTGTCGGGGATCGGCCCCTGGGGGTTCGTGACGCGGGGAGCCTACGCGGCCCTGATCACGCCGAAGGCGAACTTCGGGCTGAATCTCCTCGCCTCGTGCGCCATGCCGCACTATTTCGCCTCGCGCTACGCCGTCATCCAGAGCGACGCATTCATCAGCGACGGCATAAGCACCGTCTACGGTCTCATCGGTCTCCCGCCCGAGACCACGGTCGTGGCGGCGCTGTCGGCCCTCGGTCTCATCTACGCGGCATGGCGCGCCCTGCGGGGGCAGGACGCCGCCTGCGGTCTCCTCGTCCTGTGCTACCTGTCGCTCTTATTGACGGTCGGCCTCGCGGGGCCCAGCCTGACGCGGATGCTCGTGAACGTGCCGTGGCTGTGTCTGTTCGCAGCGCTTCTCGCGAGGCGCCTGTTCGAGGACGT
This genomic window contains:
- a CDS encoding dihydroorotase; this encodes MDLLIVDGRIAERRVPEKGRGAAPDGRVIDATGHWVCPGLVDMHVHLREPGQEHKESIESGTRAAAAGGFTSVACMPNTDPWNDGLSVTEYIVAEARRKGMVNVFPIGCVSKGGLGVELAEIGDMVRSGAVAVSDDGRPVGNSHLLRMALEYTKIFGIPLIDHCEDANLSASGVMNEGFVSTLLGLKGIPGASEEVAVATDLAVAAMTGGRLHVAHISTRGSLEKVRRARQEGVAVTCEATPHHLVLTDQSVADSRYDPNTKMNPPLRSEEDRQALLQGLLDGTIDAIASDHAPHHADEKLVEYDEAPFGIIGLETTVPLIVDRCVRKGGLAPARFVELLSRNPARILGIKKGTLAVGADADVTIIDPELERMVDVSQFKSKSRNSPFHGWTLRGWPVATVVGGRVVHELQPVASR
- a CDS encoding sulfatase → MPVRPGPTVPILLLTLLAAHLFTCSCRGRFDAAHEDVVLIVVDTLRADHLGVYGYDRGTSPRIDALARHSTVFESAWSAAPWTLPSVMSMMTSRLPSSHRVENDGLKLGADVPTLAETMKRAGYSTGAFVSHVYVSSIFGFDRGFETFEDFGVSRPSYRPEARMEPAADRVTDAALAWLSRQGRRPVFLFVHYFDAHWPYEPPERFRALYPDDYHGPLDATYDSISKFQDPRLPLPDDYRRFLIDRYDGEIRFVDEQIGRLLDGLAASGRGTRAFLVVTADHGEEFKDHGSIGHGRRLYEEVVRVPLVMGRLAPAAGPPQARVTVPVSAIDLLPTIAEVAGTAPPPGVQGASLMPLLRVPPSGASGGAASGPPAERPLVSETIRLNAHLKAIRRGSLKLIQSMDENRGELYDLAADPRERDDLSEKRPEDRRALVRGLFAQVDFLSGGWNLRWSSDGRKHRFQGQVRTRGIFRSVVPLFRERGKYVLGAPGTLTFTDDGQDGASGLSFTIAPEESEAEFYLLVDGRPVLDHIFLGGGESNPRVMPFALEGRPTLDAAYTRPPHADGGRLGFFIWHLRPAGPEQSVVLDDEIRERLKSLGYIN
- a CDS encoding glycosyltransferase family 39 protein produces the protein MPKIMQAETGRVEGWRSGVLRTAAVPLATALALAGQIILSWSGGFTWRLLTGAALLVLAAALLVFVLLVRRFDDTEEPRGSKRTTLGLHSLPPGLEWSLVALLVFGGFYLRVYRIDLIPWGLNNDEAINALETREILDDPHHSFASLTTTGLNRETMFHHLAAFSFRSAEIELNLLKAMPAVFGLTPRFLDDPVMGLIFPLRAVAIAAGVLTLLVLYLFARDRFGWPVALVSTAFLAVSPWHILYSRVGERAVLAPIFALATIGFFLKALETGRMRDHLAWGVFLGLGFWSYTSFRAVPIAIVAFWLLRRPLGWAEGSPADPRARRALLVALGAAAALVALLMLLSGIGPWGFVTRGAYAALITPKANFGLNLLASCAMPHYFASRYAVIQSDAFISDGISTVYGLIGLPPETTVVAALSALGLIYAAWRALRGQDAACGLLVLCYLSLLLTVGLAGPSLTRMLVNVPWLCLFAALLARRLFEDVASLRPPLTVWLGALLVAPLIAWSAMQGFSDYFLRAGRSEQAMQHFGAPQTIMGIFVRTLPPDRMIYVLHTLRVDTLRYLIGDRPNIHLVNDPSTLDLDGIIKMPKSATLIIEFARPFAEVMRYLIMRYPLGDATQVADARLDPDKIIFYTYTLWKDETGQPMAPPDASSQGAPPGAQPPGAPIPGDVPPLGQSVERPPGRQP